A genomic region of bacterium contains the following coding sequences:
- a CDS encoding NHL repeat-containing protein: MKRPILLTLAFAALGLWVNWSCSNSSSSPNGFQSPVLTVVSINPPFTATPIPTDTPTPTATATSTFTPTATPYAVSTWTGFNAPSAIAVDSNHRVYVADTGNNFVERFDSNGILDISWGAGGLKGKVAYPSPKGIAVDGNGDLYVVGSGNQVSRYRPVTTGSSTLIQDASYDAGVFFSGSLGVATDSSVTFIAVADTGNDQVVLLDKSSGASMIGYPISSPAGVAVDGVGNIFASTGTGNTVVKLYSTTATIPGFSNPQGIFTDGSDDLWVADKGNKQVEAFRSTGLDQEPFLHFNGSGVLTAPAGVAVDLNGTIYVVDQGANKVVKFAP, translated from the coding sequence ATGAAACGACCCATCCTTCTTACATTGGCCTTCGCGGCCCTGGGCCTTTGGGTGAATTGGTCCTGCTCCAATAGTTCTTCGTCCCCGAACGGCTTCCAATCTCCGGTCCTCACCGTTGTTTCCATCAACCCGCCCTTCACGGCCACCCCGATCCCCACCGACACACCGACCCCCACCGCCACGGCGACCAGCACCTTCACTCCGACGGCCACCCCTTATGCGGTGAGCACATGGACCGGGTTCAACGCCCCTTCGGCCATCGCTGTGGACTCGAACCACCGGGTCTATGTGGCGGATACGGGGAACAACTTCGTCGAAAGGTTCGACTCCAACGGGATATTGGACATTTCCTGGGGCGCGGGCGGCTTGAAGGGCAAGGTGGCCTATCCTTCCCCCAAGGGCATCGCGGTGGATGGGAATGGGGACCTTTACGTGGTAGGGAGCGGCAATCAAGTCAGCCGTTACCGTCCCGTTACGACGGGGTCGAGCACTCTGATCCAGGATGCTTCTTATGACGCGGGGGTCTTTTTCTCGGGGTCCCTTGGTGTGGCGACCGATTCGTCGGTGACCTTCATTGCCGTCGCCGACACGGGCAATGATCAGGTCGTCCTTTTGGACAAGTCCTCCGGGGCCTCCATGATCGGCTATCCGATCAGTTCCCCCGCGGGCGTCGCGGTGGACGGAGTCGGGAACATCTTCGCCTCGACGGGAACGGGTAATACTGTCGTGAAACTTTATTCCACTACGGCCACCATCCCCGGGTTCTCGAACCCGCAAGGGATCTTCACCGATGGCTCCGACGACCTTTGGGTCGCGGACAAGGGGAACAAGCAGGTCGAAGCTTTCCGCTCCACGGGACTGGACCAGGAACCTTTCCTCCATTTCAATGGGTCCGGGGTCCTGACCGCCCCCGCAGGTGTGGCGGTGGACCTGAACGGTACCATCTATGTGGTCGACCAAGGCGCCAATAAAGTGGTGAAGTTCGCGCCATGA
- the ald gene encoding alanine dehydrogenase — protein sequence MIIGVPQEIKNNEYRVGMVPAGVEELVAAGHTVIVEKGAGRGSGISDREFEEAGAKIVALRRDLFRRASMIVKVKEPQPAEFPLIRPGQLLFCYFHFAASADLTRAILKTRAVAIAYETIRLASGEHPLLTPMSEVAGKMAIQEGAKYLERSMGGKGILLGGVAGVRPAKVVVLGGGVVGMNAAKTAAGLGARVTVLDVNPGRLRHLEDILPKNVVTLVSNRRVVREEVREADLLVGAVYLEGAKAPRLVTEAMVKSMKPGSVLVDVAIDQGGCAETSRPTTHSDPVYVKHGVVHYCVTNIPGAVGMTSTYALTNSTLPFALKIASKGYRAAAKEDPAIGHGLNIEKGRIVHPAVKAAFRP from the coding sequence TTGATCATCGGGGTCCCCCAGGAGATCAAGAACAACGAATACCGGGTGGGCATGGTGCCCGCTGGGGTGGAGGAACTGGTCGCCGCCGGCCACACCGTGATCGTCGAGAAAGGCGCAGGCCGGGGCAGCGGCATTTCGGACCGGGAATTCGAGGAGGCCGGGGCGAAGATCGTGGCCCTACGCCGGGATCTCTTCCGCCGCGCGTCGATGATCGTCAAGGTGAAGGAGCCCCAACCCGCCGAGTTCCCGCTGATCCGTCCCGGCCAGTTGCTCTTCTGCTATTTCCATTTCGCCGCCTCGGCGGACCTGACCCGCGCCATCCTCAAGACCCGCGCCGTCGCCATCGCCTATGAGACCATCCGGCTGGCTTCCGGCGAACATCCGCTCTTGACCCCCATGAGCGAAGTGGCGGGGAAGATGGCCATCCAGGAGGGCGCCAAATACCTGGAGCGCTCCATGGGTGGCAAGGGGATCCTGCTGGGTGGTGTGGCCGGGGTCCGGCCCGCCAAGGTGGTGGTGTTGGGCGGCGGCGTGGTGGGCATGAACGCCGCCAAGACGGCCGCGGGGCTCGGCGCCCGCGTGACGGTGCTGGACGTGAACCCGGGCCGCTTGCGCCACCTGGAGGACATTCTGCCCAAGAACGTGGTGACGCTGGTGTCCAACCGCCGGGTGGTGCGGGAGGAAGTGCGGGAGGCCGACCTGTTGGTGGGCGCCGTTTATCTGGAAGGGGCGAAAGCCCCCCGGTTGGTGACGGAGGCCATGGTGAAGTCCATGAAGCCCGGATCGGTCCTGGTGGACGTGGCCATCGACCAGGGCGGTTGCGCGGAGACCTCCCGGCCGACCACCCACAGCGATCCCGTTTACGTGAAGCACGGGGTGGTGCACTATTGCGTGACCAACATCCCCGGCGCGGTGGGGATGACCTCCACCTACGCGTTGACCAACTCGACCCTGCCCTTCGCGCTCAAGATCGCTTCCAAAGGCTACCGGGCGGCGGCGAAGGAAGACCCGGCCATCGGACACGGATTGAACATCGAGAAGGGGCGTATCGTCCATCCGGCGGTCAAAGCGGCGTTCAGACCCTGA
- a CDS encoding carbonic anhydrase produces MRTQNLKWMLAALILVTGYLYARDRSGILLTSPEQEGTKQEKKDRLAIKKEQDAAMKMLMDGNKYHVGHRKWTHRPTQIMIVSCADSHVPPEQVFHMNPGELYTNRAWGNIVDKALLGSLEYGAEQLGCHVLVVMGHTDCTALRDAIAEYWHPRVSWKSLNEKALYEELKPGVAEMIQAQVVTKAQTGSALEGQDLIDAVVRNNVLNTMRTIRQKSPLLWNLESTDKLKIVGCIYNRDTGVVKWLK; encoded by the coding sequence ATGCGGACCCAGAACTTGAAATGGATGCTGGCGGCCTTGATCCTCGTGACCGGCTACCTCTACGCCCGGGACCGCAGCGGCATCCTCCTGACGAGCCCGGAACAGGAAGGCACCAAGCAGGAAAAGAAGGACCGCTTGGCCATCAAGAAGGAACAGGACGCGGCCATGAAGATGCTCATGGACGGCAACAAGTACCACGTCGGCCACCGGAAGTGGACACACCGGCCCACCCAGATCATGATCGTCAGTTGCGCGGACTCCCATGTCCCTCCCGAGCAGGTCTTCCACATGAATCCCGGCGAACTTTATACCAACCGGGCCTGGGGCAACATCGTGGACAAGGCGCTCTTGGGAAGCCTGGAATACGGGGCCGAACAGTTGGGCTGCCATGTGCTGGTGGTGATGGGACACACGGACTGCACCGCCCTTCGCGACGCCATCGCCGAATACTGGCATCCGAGGGTCAGTTGGAAATCCCTCAATGAAAAGGCCCTTTACGAGGAACTGAAGCCCGGGGTGGCGGAAATGATCCAGGCCCAGGTGGTGACCAAGGCCCAGACCGGATCGGCCCTGGAGGGGCAGGACCTCATCGACGCGGTGGTCCGGAACAACGTCCTGAACACGATGCGGACCATCCGCCAAAAGAGCCCCTTGTTGTGGAACCTGGAGTCCACGGACAAGCTCAAGATCGTCGGATGCATCTATAACAGGGATACCGGCGTGGTGAAGTGGTTGAAGTAG
- the serS gene encoding serine--tRNA ligase has protein sequence MLDPRYVREHEAEVRKALEDCRSKVDLSLYLDLERRRRDLMMSVDKRKARLNQASEEMAKMKKQGQDIAPYQAKLKELSDEIKQMDGEIAAVEKDFRDVELQVCNLPHPSVPVGGEEANQEVRKVGEPKKFDFKPKPHEELGTSLGILDFERAAKVSGARFFSLFGLGARLERALVNFMLDLHASKGYQEVVVPHLVNYTSMEMSGQFPKFIEQAFAIEKDNFYLIPTAEVSLANLHRGDTFPAGSLPRKYMAFSPCYRREAGSYGKDTKGLIRLHQFNKVELFQFVEADKSMEALEQLTADAEEVLKRLGLPYRVVVLATGDKSFSSTKTYDLEVWLPSQNTYREISSCSNCTDFQARRGGVKVKKEGGKPELVHTLNGSGLAVGRTWLAILENYQNADGTVSVPEALQPYLGGLKVLAKA, from the coding sequence ATGCTCGATCCCAGATACGTCCGTGAACACGAAGCCGAGGTCCGCAAGGCCCTCGAGGACTGCCGGTCCAAGGTGGACCTTTCCCTCTATTTGGACCTGGAGCGCCGCCGCCGCGACCTGATGATGTCGGTGGACAAACGCAAGGCCCGCCTCAACCAGGCCTCCGAAGAGATGGCCAAGATGAAGAAACAGGGCCAGGACATCGCCCCCTACCAGGCCAAGCTCAAGGAACTTTCCGACGAGATCAAGCAGATGGACGGCGAGATCGCGGCTGTCGAGAAGGACTTCCGGGACGTCGAACTTCAGGTCTGCAACCTGCCCCACCCCAGCGTGCCCGTCGGGGGCGAGGAAGCCAACCAGGAGGTCCGTAAGGTCGGCGAACCGAAGAAATTCGACTTCAAACCCAAGCCCCACGAGGAACTGGGTACCTCCCTGGGTATCCTGGATTTCGAGCGCGCCGCCAAGGTCTCCGGCGCCCGCTTCTTCTCCCTCTTCGGGCTGGGCGCGCGGCTGGAGCGGGCCCTGGTCAACTTCATGCTGGACCTGCACGCCAGCAAGGGCTATCAGGAGGTGGTGGTGCCCCACCTGGTCAACTACACCTCCATGGAGATGTCGGGTCAGTTCCCCAAGTTCATCGAACAGGCCTTCGCCATCGAGAAGGACAACTTCTACCTGATCCCCACCGCCGAGGTGTCGCTGGCCAACCTGCACCGGGGAGACACCTTCCCCGCCGGTTCCCTTCCCAGGAAGTACATGGCCTTTTCTCCTTGTTACCGCCGGGAAGCAGGGAGCTACGGCAAGGACACCAAGGGCCTGATCCGCCTGCACCAGTTCAACAAGGTGGAGCTCTTCCAGTTCGTGGAAGCCGACAAAAGCATGGAAGCGCTGGAACAACTGACCGCCGACGCTGAGGAAGTGCTCAAGCGCCTGGGGCTTCCCTATCGGGTGGTGGTGCTGGCCACCGGGGACAAGAGTTTCAGCTCGACCAAGACCTACGACCTGGAGGTCTGGCTCCCTAGCCAGAACACCTACCGGGAGATCTCCAGTTGTTCCAACTGCACCGACTTCCAGGCCCGCCGCGGGGGCGTCAAAGTGAAGAAGGAGGGGGGCAAGCCCGAACTGGTCCACACTTTGAACGGGTCGGGGCTGGCGGTAGGCCGCACCTGGCTTGCCATCCTGGAGAACTACCAGAATGCCGACGGCACCGTGTCCGTCCCCGAGGCTTTACAACCCTATCTGGGAGGCTTGAAGGTCTTGGCCAAGGCCTGA
- a CDS encoding YkgJ family cysteine cluster protein, producing MRPQLPQLIPSEVCLDCPVCCRFPDKQASLSPFFFPEERAAVDSLNVDGSFRERAQGRPSKAELVECGHGFACSFFDPADHTCRIYPARPLDCSMYPAVIMHSADHRKVLVGADTKCPALKRPSVAAKLGQYLDLIQRTLQSASLSSLIRQYPHFISEYQEEVVEVRELSLGKA from the coding sequence TTGCGACCCCAATTGCCCCAGCTCATCCCCAGTGAGGTCTGCCTGGATTGCCCGGTCTGCTGCCGTTTCCCCGACAAACAAGCCTCCCTCTCGCCCTTCTTTTTCCCCGAGGAACGGGCCGCCGTCGACAGCCTTAACGTGGATGGTTCTTTCCGGGAGCGGGCCCAAGGGCGCCCCTCCAAGGCCGAACTCGTGGAATGCGGGCACGGGTTCGCCTGTTCGTTCTTCGATCCAGCGGACCATACGTGCCGGATCTATCCGGCCCGCCCCCTGGATTGTTCGATGTATCCCGCGGTGATCATGCACAGTGCGGATCACCGAAAAGTGCTGGTGGGGGCGGACACGAAATGTCCGGCCCTCAAGCGGCCCTCCGTGGCCGCCAAGTTGGGCCAATATCTGGATTTGATTCAGCGTACCTTGCAGAGCGCCTCCCTTTCCTCCCTCATTCGTCAATATCCTCATTTCATTAGCGAATACCAGGAAGAAGTGGTGGAGGTGCGCGAGCTGTCGCTGGGAAAGGCGTAA
- a CDS encoding nuclease-related domain-containing protein yields MVATLQKQKPPRAQRWVTRWKWITISMGAVGLAVLLYFGNNLWFLRYPLPALLFGGAYYTFKIYRHRRRIVGEGSEGEALTAKLLDNLNMEDARVLHSVEFFSGDKPRELDHVLITHQCIFVIETKYLRGRISGEPLDREWTLHKRARQTRSRYKRTFYNPLKQVATQIYHLRSYMETNLPTRWADECAQIWIQGVVVFSHPQGDASSVISHEHGVVDINGLEQYLKNYRPPSRARRLSYGLRREIGRFLSGQPVSAN; encoded by the coding sequence ATGGTCGCGACGCTTCAGAAGCAGAAACCCCCGCGCGCGCAGCGCTGGGTCACTCGTTGGAAATGGATCACCATCAGCATGGGGGCCGTGGGCCTGGCGGTGCTGCTCTACTTCGGGAACAACCTCTGGTTCCTCCGCTACCCGCTGCCCGCCCTCTTGTTCGGCGGGGCCTATTACACCTTCAAGATCTACCGGCACCGCCGGCGCATCGTGGGGGAGGGGTCCGAGGGCGAGGCCTTGACCGCCAAGCTGCTCGACAACCTCAACATGGAGGACGCCCGGGTGCTCCACTCGGTGGAGTTCTTCTCGGGGGACAAGCCCCGGGAGCTGGACCATGTGCTCATCACCCATCAGTGCATCTTCGTCATCGAGACCAAGTACCTGCGGGGCCGCATCTCGGGCGAACCCCTGGACCGGGAATGGACGCTCCACAAACGGGCCCGCCAGACCCGCTCCCGCTACAAGCGGACCTTCTACAATCCCTTGAAGCAGGTGGCCACGCAGATCTATCACCTGCGGTCCTACATGGAGACCAACCTGCCCACCCGTTGGGCAGATGAGTGCGCCCAGATCTGGATCCAGGGCGTGGTGGTCTTCTCCCATCCGCAAGGGGACGCCTCCTCGGTCATCAGCCACGAGCACGGAGTGGTGGACATCAACGGGCTGGAGCAATACCTGAAGAACTACCGCCCTCCTTCCCGGGCCCGCCGCTTGAGCTACGGCCTTCGCCGGGAGATCGGCCGCTTCCTGTCCGGTCAGCCCGTATCGGCCAACTAA
- a CDS encoding phosphatidylglycerol lysyltransferase domain-containing protein: MASAIQLPHADFFDSVQALDADLDRAQGFLFPAPGLNASLPGLLMWQDRFTYALAMEGARTFVLALYGKYVYCPVPPKPFGPESLSAAFSYMEKVNGKGPGISRVEGLTEEQSSQAKTWGYPIRPTLTEYLYDREKLAGLHGDPYRAKRAEINHLLKEEAVLMRPYRAADLKACGDLFEVWKTQRLPALQGQMGEKMILASQKAHLRALVQGMDWGMDGWVVLTGDRLSAYSFGASLGNGTYGVFLEVSDLTVKGLSSYIFSNLCRQVEGHARINSGDAEGLPRLAESKEHWHPAGMAGFFAADPK; the protein is encoded by the coding sequence TTGGCTTCTGCGATCCAGCTCCCCCACGCCGACTTCTTTGATTCGGTCCAAGCCCTGGACGCCGACCTCGACCGCGCCCAGGGTTTTTTATTTCCCGCTCCCGGCCTGAACGCCTCCCTTCCCGGCCTTTTGATGTGGCAGGACCGATTCACCTATGCCCTGGCCATGGAAGGCGCCCGGACCTTCGTCCTGGCCCTCTACGGGAAATACGTCTACTGCCCCGTCCCCCCCAAACCCTTCGGTCCGGAAAGCCTTTCGGCCGCCTTTTCCTATATGGAGAAGGTCAACGGGAAGGGTCCCGGCATCTCGCGCGTCGAAGGCCTGACCGAGGAGCAGTCCTCCCAGGCGAAAACCTGGGGCTATCCCATCCGCCCCACCCTTACCGAATACCTTTATGACCGGGAGAAGCTGGCGGGCCTCCACGGCGACCCCTACCGCGCCAAACGCGCCGAGATCAACCATCTCTTGAAGGAAGAGGCGGTCCTGATGCGCCCCTACCGGGCGGCGGACCTGAAGGCCTGCGGGGACCTTTTCGAGGTCTGGAAAACCCAGCGTCTCCCGGCACTGCAGGGCCAAATGGGGGAAAAGATGATCCTTGCCTCCCAGAAGGCCCATCTGCGGGCCCTGGTGCAAGGGATGGATTGGGGCATGGACGGTTGGGTGGTGCTCACCGGCGACAGGCTTTCCGCCTATTCGTTCGGGGCCTCTCTCGGGAACGGCACCTATGGGGTCTTCCTCGAGGTGTCCGACTTGACCGTCAAAGGACTTTCCTCTTATATATTCAGCAATCTATGCCGCCAGGTGGAGGGCCACGCCCGCATCAACAGCGGCGACGCCGAAGGGTTGCCCCGTCTGGCCGAGTCCAAGGAGCATTGGCATCCCGCCGGAATGGCCGGCTTTTTCGCAGCCGACCCGAAGTGA
- a CDS encoding dCMP deaminase family protein, with protein sequence MHRLKKRKGAASPAPSGHKRVDWHQYFMNIAAEVSTRSTCSRKHVGAVIVRDKTILSTGYNGSVRGLPHCDDAGHMMEDGHCVATIHAEANAIIQAAKNGVRVDGADIYITASPCWNCFKMVANAGIQNIYYGEFYRDDRIFDAAKQLKMLVSQIKVPKRS encoded by the coding sequence ATGCATCGCCTGAAGAAGCGCAAAGGCGCCGCTTCCCCGGCCCCCAGCGGCCACAAGCGCGTCGACTGGCACCAATATTTCATGAACATCGCCGCCGAGGTCTCCACCCGTTCCACCTGTTCCCGCAAGCATGTGGGAGCGGTCATCGTACGCGACAAGACCATCCTCTCCACCGGCTACAACGGGTCGGTGCGGGGCCTGCCCCACTGCGACGACGCGGGCCACATGATGGAGGACGGCCACTGCGTGGCCACCATCCATGCCGAGGCCAACGCCATCATCCAGGCCGCCAAGAACGGGGTGCGGGTGGACGGCGCCGATATCTACATCACCGCTTCCCCCTGCTGGAACTGCTTCAAGATGGTCGCCAACGCGGGCATCCAGAACATCTATTACGGGGAGTTCTACCGGGACGACCGTATCTTCGACGCGGCCAAGCAATTGAAGATGCTGGTGAGCCAGATCAAGGTGCCGAAGCGCTCCTAA
- a CDS encoding NUDIX domain-containing protein, which translates to MPHLHEKIDFTVSIFIVRDQKVLFILHKQLKKWLPIGGHIELDEDPEAAALREAKEESGLDVELVGTRPPLKAEPGFRPLLQPAYMDIHLIREPHWHIGMVYFARVKAGKVTLNSGEHHDIRWMTESDLEDPQWALYDNLKFYAREALKAVR; encoded by the coding sequence ATGCCCCACCTGCATGAAAAGATCGACTTCACCGTTTCCATCTTCATCGTCCGTGACCAAAAGGTCCTCTTCATCCTCCACAAACAACTCAAAAAGTGGCTTCCCATCGGGGGCCATATCGAGTTGGACGAGGACCCGGAGGCCGCGGCCCTGCGCGAGGCCAAGGAGGAGAGCGGCCTGGACGTGGAACTGGTGGGGACAAGGCCGCCCTTGAAGGCCGAGCCCGGTTTCCGGCCGCTGCTGCAGCCCGCCTATATGGATATCCATTTGATCCGGGAACCCCACTGGCACATCGGGATGGTCTATTTCGCCCGGGTCAAGGCGGGGAAGGTGACGCTCAACAGCGGGGAACACCACGACATCCGCTGGATGACGGAAAGCGACCTAGAAGACCCGCAATGGGCCCTTTACGACAATTTGAAGTTCTATGCCCGCGAGGCCTTGAAGGCGGTCCGATGA
- a CDS encoding chloride channel protein: MKDPSSKGTGRGILDRRTLLLCAVSLVIALAMGLVALGLVRLIFFFTNLAFFHRLSFAAVSPADHALGPLVILAPVIGGAVVGLMAYWGHQAIRGHGIPEAMEVILTQESRIHPHLTWLKPLSAAISIGTGGPFGAEGPIIATGGALGSLVGQWLRFTADERKILLAAGAASGMAATFGVSVSATLLAIELLLFEFHPRSILPVAFASTAALALRIRLVDAAPMFPMADLTAPSGRAVFFYLLVGVLAGAFAIGITKAVYTVEDGFERLPLHWKWWPALGGSVVGLVGLFSPRTLGVGYDNIEHLLRGDFAVPLILSLTLFKFISWCFSLGSGTSGGTLAPLFTIGGGLGFLLTTALAWMAPQAGLDPCLGALVGMAALFTGASRAFLTSVIFAFELTHQPLGLLPLFAGCSGAYLVSALFMRNTIMTEKIARRGVRVPDGYTGHHHSRKMGP; encoded by the coding sequence TTGAAGGATCCTTCTTCGAAAGGCACCGGTCGCGGGATCCTGGACCGGCGCACCCTCCTGCTCTGCGCCGTCTCCCTGGTGATCGCCCTGGCCATGGGCCTGGTGGCCTTGGGGCTCGTCCGCCTCATCTTTTTCTTCACCAACTTGGCCTTCTTCCACCGTCTGTCCTTCGCGGCGGTCTCCCCTGCGGACCATGCGCTCGGCCCCCTGGTCATCCTGGCCCCCGTGATCGGCGGAGCGGTCGTAGGACTCATGGCCTACTGGGGCCACCAAGCCATCCGGGGCCATGGCATCCCTGAGGCCATGGAGGTCATCCTCACCCAGGAAAGCCGGATCCATCCCCACCTGACCTGGCTAAAGCCCCTCTCGGCCGCCATCTCCATCGGCACTGGCGGCCCCTTCGGCGCCGAAGGTCCCATCATCGCCACCGGCGGGGCCCTGGGGTCCCTGGTCGGCCAATGGCTCCGCTTCACCGCCGATGAGCGCAAGATCCTTCTGGCGGCCGGTGCCGCATCCGGAATGGCCGCCACTTTCGGCGTTTCGGTCTCGGCCACCCTGCTCGCCATCGAGCTCCTGCTTTTCGAGTTCCATCCCCGGTCCATCCTGCCGGTCGCCTTCGCCAGCACCGCCGCCCTAGCGCTCCGCATCCGGTTGGTGGACGCCGCCCCTATGTTCCCCATGGCCGACCTCACCGCCCCCAGCGGCCGCGCGGTGTTCTTTTATCTGTTGGTGGGCGTCCTGGCGGGAGCCTTCGCCATCGGCATCACCAAGGCCGTCTACACCGTGGAGGACGGTTTTGAACGCCTTCCCCTGCATTGGAAATGGTGGCCCGCCCTCGGCGGATCGGTGGTCGGCCTGGTGGGGCTCTTCTCCCCGAGGACTCTCGGGGTGGGTTACGACAATATCGAACATCTCTTGCGAGGGGATTTCGCCGTCCCTCTCATCCTCAGCCTTACTCTTTTCAAGTTCATTTCCTGGTGCTTTTCGCTCGGCAGCGGCACCTCGGGCGGCACCCTGGCCCCCCTTTTCACCATCGGCGGAGGCTTGGGTTTCCTCCTGACCACTGCCCTGGCCTGGATGGCACCCCAGGCGGGACTGGACCCCTGCCTAGGGGCCCTGGTGGGAATGGCCGCACTTTTTACCGGGGCGTCCCGGGCCTTCTTGACCTCGGTCATCTTCGCTTTTGAATTGACCCACCAGCCCCTGGGTTTGCTGCCGCTCTTCGCGGGTTGTTCCGGGGCCTATCTGGTCTCCGCCCTTTTCATGCGCAATACCATCATGACCGAGAAGATCGCCCGCCGGGGCGTCCGAGTACCCGATGGTTACACCGGACATCACCATTCCCGGAAGATGGGCCCATGA
- a CDS encoding DUF488 family protein, with product MKDRFFTERVYGPLSRRGGTHFLVDRLWPRGIPKRKLRLTAWLKDAAPSPVLRRWFGHDPRKWALFQRRYRKELSAHPEALRPLREAAHWGIVTLLYAAKDPVHNHARVLKEFLMSGGRSPKRGR from the coding sequence ATGAAGGACCGCTTCTTTACCGAGCGGGTCTACGGACCCCTTTCCCGACGTGGAGGAACGCACTTCCTGGTGGACCGCCTTTGGCCCCGGGGGATCCCCAAGAGGAAATTGCGCCTGACGGCTTGGCTCAAGGATGCCGCACCTTCTCCGGTCTTGCGCCGATGGTTCGGCCACGATCCCCGGAAATGGGCCCTTTTCCAACGACGTTACCGAAAGGAATTGTCCGCGCATCCGGAAGCCCTTCGTCCCTTGCGAGAGGCCGCCCATTGGGGCATCGTCACCCTCCTTTACGCCGCCAAGGATCCGGTCCATAACCACGCGCGGGTCCTGAAGGAATTCCTGATGTCCGGCGGAAGATCCCCCAAGCGCGGGCGATAA
- a CDS encoding SRPBCC domain-containing protein translates to MRTIVQKVIFQATPKELYDIFLDSKKHTEATGGKATASAKVGGSFKAWNGYHWGKNLALVPGRRIVQSWRNLDFKKGELDSLLLLDFQKKGRGAVLTMVHALLPDRMGDLAQGWRDYYWKPMTKYLAKRAMGSTHPGTGKTRNISGGKR, encoded by the coding sequence ATGAGAACCATCGTACAGAAGGTGATATTCCAGGCGACGCCGAAGGAGCTCTACGACATCTTCCTGGATTCGAAGAAGCACACCGAGGCCACCGGCGGCAAGGCCACCGCCAGCGCCAAGGTGGGCGGGTCCTTCAAGGCCTGGAACGGATACCACTGGGGGAAGAACCTGGCGCTAGTGCCGGGCCGCCGGATCGTGCAGAGCTGGCGCAACCTGGATTTCAAGAAGGGCGAGCTGGATTCCCTTCTCCTGCTCGATTTCCAAAAAAAGGGAAGGGGAGCGGTCCTGACCATGGTCCACGCCCTGCTCCCGGACCGCATGGGGGACCTGGCCCAGGGCTGGCGGGACTACTACTGGAAGCCGATGACGAAGTACCTGGCGAAAAGGGCGATGGGATCGACGCACCCGGGAACGGGCAAGACAAGAAATATTTCAGGAGGCAAGCGATGA
- a CDS encoding SRPBCC domain-containing protein: MTQENLVLVVQRKIKASPERLFDAWTKPELMRQWFRAREKMTTPVAEADLKVGGPWKVVMRTDEGKEFPNNGKYLELDRPNKLVFTWHPMGMADYETKVTLRFKKISDGFTEMTLTHEGLRDQDWYNKHQGGWIGCVDSLESWMKDQAV, translated from the coding sequence ATGACGCAAGAGAACCTGGTGTTGGTGGTCCAGCGCAAGATCAAGGCCTCGCCGGAGCGGCTCTTCGACGCTTGGACGAAGCCGGAGCTGATGCGCCAGTGGTTCCGCGCTCGGGAGAAAATGACGACACCCGTGGCCGAGGCGGACCTGAAGGTGGGCGGCCCCTGGAAGGTGGTCATGCGCACCGACGAGGGAAAGGAATTCCCCAATAACGGCAAATACCTGGAGCTGGACCGGCCGAACAAGCTGGTCTTCACCTGGCATCCCATGGGAATGGCCGACTACGAGACCAAGGTGACCCTGCGGTTCAAGAAAATCTCGGATGGATTCACCGAGATGACCCTGACCCACGAGGGCCTGCGGGACCAGGATTGGTACAACAAGCACCAGGGCGGCTGGATCGGCTGCGTGGACAGTCTGGAGAGCTGGATGAAGGACCAGGCGGTTTGA
- a CDS encoding SRPBCC domain-containing protein encodes MSAMNLVLVVQRKLKASPERLFDAWTKPELLMKWFHAGEKMNTSQAETDLRVGGAWSLTMDHADVNERRVTRGKYLVLERPTKLVLTWIPCLRDYETKVTLSFKGLSDGYTEMTLTHEGLRDGDFQGHQEGWDEILGTLSNWLVQERLGS; translated from the coding sequence ATGAGCGCAATGAACCTGGTCCTCGTGGTGCAGCGCAAGCTCAAGGCCTCCCCGGAACGTCTTTTTGACGCCTGGACGAAACCCGAGCTCTTGATGAAGTGGTTCCATGCGGGGGAGAAAATGAACACGTCCCAGGCCGAGACGGACCTAAGGGTCGGTGGGGCCTGGAGCCTGACCATGGACCATGCCGACGTGAACGAGCGCCGGGTCACCCGGGGGAAATACCTGGTGCTGGAACGCCCGACCAAGCTGGTCCTCACCTGGATCCCCTGCCTGAGGGATTACGAGACCAAGGTCACCCTGTCGTTCAAGGGGCTCTCCGACGGGTACACCGAGATGACCCTGACCCATGAGGGCCTCCGCGACGGGGACTTCCAGGGCCACCAGGAGGGTTGGGACGAGATATTGGGGACTTTGTCGAATTGGCTGGTCCAAGAAAGGTTGGGATCATGA